In bacterium, the sequence TTTTTCTCCCGACATCTTGCAATATTCGATGGCTACGTCTGCGCCTTCAGCGCCCACACGGATTTCCTCCATGAAAAAATCCCCGGAAGACTCGAGAGACATGGAAAGATGCCGCCTCAAACGATCATGTTTGTCGACTTGAAGATTGATCGTCCGGAGAAGCTCCATGGCCTGAGCATATTTCTTGCTCCGGAACTTTGTAAAGAATTCGGATTGGAAATAGCTCACATAAGCGAAAACGATCTCATCTTCCGTCTCTTTCTGAAAACAACGGCTTGTTATCGCCATAACAGCAGAATCCATATTCTTCCAGTGATCATAAGCGGAAAGCGTAGCCACAAGCGTTTGAACAATGCTGATGACAGACATCCTTTGCCGCTCATCGCCTTTGCTTAAACAGTTGAGAACCTTCTTCACGACCTCATCAACTTCCTTCTCATCCACTTCTTCAATCATCTGTTGAATCGCATCGGGTATGCGCAAAATATCGCTCGGTGTCAGGTCTTCCTTTTCGACAAAATCGCTCCACAGGCTACCAATCTGTTCTTCCGCCGGGGCCGTCTGCAAAGCGAGTGCCAGATTATTTGAATTCGAGGCATAACGCAGAGCAACATCCTTTTCCACAATGCCTGCACGGACCATTCGCTCCAGATCTTTGTCGAACGGTTGCATCCCTTCCAGGAATCCATCCCGCATTGCATCAAGGAGCGATCTGTTTTCCCCTTCCCCTTTAATGATGTATTCACGCGTGCGGGGAGTCGCTTTCAACACTTCTACGGCTGCTACTCTTCCGCCACCCTTCTTTGGAATCAAACGCTGGGCGATGACATAGCGAAACGTTTGCGCAAACCGGTTCCGAATCGATGTTTCTTCCGATTGTGGAAAGATGCCTATGATTCGATCGATTGCTTTTGAAGCATCGATGGTATGAAGTGTGCTGAAAACAAGATGCCCGGTTTCAGCAGCTTCCAGGGCGATTTCGGCCGTTTCCGTATCACGCATTTCACCAACCACAATGACCTTTGGAGACTGCCGCAGGGCCGCGCGAAGAGCGACGGCAAATGATGTCGTGTCCGATCCTAGTTCACGCTGGCAGATGCTGGATTTCTTGTGGCGATACAAATACTCGATCGGATCTTCTATCGTTATGATATGAAAGGCATTTTTTTGATTGATTTCATCAATGATGGCGGCAATCGTCGTTGACTTACCGCTGCCTGTGGGACCTGTGACAAGAACTATTCCCGTCGTTTCATCTGCGACTTCGTACAAAACATCCGGCAGATTCATTTCTTTTATACTGGGGACACCATAAGGAATCACACGCATAACGACTGCGAATGTTCCCCGCTGTTTATAGATGCTAACGCGAAATCTGGTAACGCCCGGAATGCTGTAGGAAAGATCGGCGGATCCCAACCGTATGAACCTTCGCAATGCTTCACGATCCTGCCCCATGATGTTCATGGCAATCACGTCCAGCTGAAACGGATTCAGTCGTTCTAATCCCTTAATAGGAACCGGCACCAAGGTTCCGGAGACTTCGATTTGCGGAGGACGTCCGACAAAGAAATGCAAATCGGATATGTTCGGTTTGAAGGAAAGCATCGTCTGCAGAACACGATCTACTTCGAGATTGTTCATAAAAAAAAGCGCAATGAACGCGCCCCTAACCTCTAAAAAAACCGTAGGAGCGCGACTCATCGCGCCCTTTCGCAATAATCGTAACACAAACATGACGTTTTTGTCACGCATAAATACAGGCGCCCCGATTACTCGACGCTGATGCTGAGAATGCACGAATCGAGAAAGAGCCTCTTGTGGCCCAGTAGTTCAGCTTCCGTTAATCGTAGCCTTAAACGTACTGCGGTTTTTTTTGCTCCGAATTCGCTACGGGCAAAAGTCGCAAATGTCGTTGTTAGTGTCATCGAGCAATAAACAATCGACGCCTTTCGGTGGTGTACATACCGGATAGTAGCAGTCTCCATGGACGAAGTGCTTTTCCAGTTTGGTTGTTCCGACATCTAGTACAACCCCGGCATTATCACCATCGCTATTGCTATGACAGATCAGAGTCTTTGTGGCGGCCGATGCGCTCACGTCCGGTGCCTGTATTTGGTTTGGGCTGACCGGATTTTCGGAACCTTGTTCCGGGTTCTGGGTGCAACCAATTGCAAACAGGACAACACAAAGTGCGGAAAGAAATCTCCAATTCGCGAAACTATTGAAAATTGTTTCCATATTTCCTCCTTCAGTTTTGTACCAATTCGGTAATGGCAAATACCTTGCCATGCTTGTTGCTTGTTGCGGGAAGCCATCCTTCGTCAGGAAAAGGAAAGAATTGCGGCCAATAGGAGCGGCGCGTTGTTTCGATATGGAACATGCCTGTGTTCCAGAGCAAAACAATGAACGCATTCAAAAAGAATCATTGTAAAAACATGCTCAAGAGCATAGATTGTGGAAGCCCTGACTATTCGCTGCTAATGCGTACGGTGCCGCGATCGAGAAATGGGCCCTGAATTGGGATGGCCCAGAAGTTCAGTTTTCCTTCACGAAGCTCAAAATGCATGAAATGATGGGCGCGGGCCACGACATCGGTTTCGGAAGTTGCGCGAGGTGTCTTCAGATGCCGGCCCCCTCCGCCTGTGGTGAAGTGAATGACTCCATGCTTTGGTTTCATGCGAGCGTAAAAGTGGTTGTGACCGGAAATGTAGATTTGCACACCATTCTTAACCAGGATTGGCTCAAGGGCTTTTCTGAAGGACACATCTACTGGATGGCTTCCAGGCGGACTGTAAATCGCGTGATGGCCATAAACAATCTTCCATATCGACTTCGATTCGGAAAGCACTTTCTGCAACCATTTCAATTGTGAAGGATTTGCATTTTGCACAAGAATATTTTCCGTATTCAAAGCAACAAATGTGACGAGAGCGGGATCCGGTGAAAAGTAGTAGTAACCCGTATTTGAGAGAATGTTGAACCGGACTCTATCGTCGATCAGGTCTCGGCCGTGACGGGTTTCAAAATCATGGTTGCCCAGGGAAGCAAAGAAGAGTACACCGCGCTTTCGCAAAGGATTATAGTACCGGTCAAAATGCTCATAAAAAAGCGCCTTGCTCCCACCCTTTCGTCTGTTCCAAATACGCTGCAAACCATCACCATAAATGTTGTCTCCCGTGGTAAGGACGAAACGGAACGGGTATTTCGCGTGCCATTCCAGCATCTCTTCGGCAATGGCTTCCTGCGCCGCACAGCCACAGCCCATGTCGCCGATCGCCGCAAAATGCAGCATATCGGTAGCCGCGAAAGAGAAACAGAAATAACACAGAAGAAGAGGAAGGATCAGCAGTTTTCGTTTCATCTGTTGCCCGGCTTTGACAATCTTCTCGGAAAGTACATATTCTATCTAATATGTTTTTTGGGTTTTGAAAATTCAAAATGCAGGGAGGCCGAATAATGGACGTTGAACAGAAACCAGAAGAAAGTTACAAGGATCAACCTCAACAGCAGTTCCGCATCGATGTTCCCCTTCATCAATTGCTGATGAATGGCCCCAAGCCTCAAAACGCCGCACCGGTCGGAGCCGAAGTTTTGACTTTGCCGGAACCGGTATTTCCACAACGTCAACCCGGACCGGATTACTCGGACAAAGAATACAACAAACTCAACGCCATTCGCGGATGGAAAGGCTGGGCAGTGCCCTACTTTAAATCCCGATGGCACAGCAAAGAACTTCGTCCCATCATTGCTTACCTTTTTACGGAATTTAAATGCAATGTGGATTGTCATTATTGCTGGTCTTATAACAACAAAGTCAAAGGAATGACGGAAGATATGGCGCGCCGCTCGATTGACTGGTTGCATGATATCGGATGTCGCGTTCTGGCTCTCATGGGAGGCGAGCCTCTGCTGCGTCCGGACTTTGTGCATAAAGTCGTTTATTACGCATCCAAGAAGGACTTCTTTGTCTACTTGCCAACGAACGGACGGTTGATGAATCCGGATGTTCTGGATCGTTTAGGGGATGCGGGTGTAGCGAATATCAATCTTGCGATCGATGCAGTCAATGAAAAGCCGGGGTTGCCGAAAGCGCTCAACCGGATTCAATCCTACTTCGACTACATGGTGAAGAAGAAACATTATTACGGCTACACGGCCATGATCAATATCAATATTACTCACATCAATCAAGAAGATGTGAAGGAGCTTACTCAAATAGCGCATGACAATGATCTGGCCACCGATTACCACATCAACGAAGCTCCGATGCTGCAACAGGATCATTTCAAGCATCTCGATGGCAACACCACATATCTTCTTCCGGAGGATCATCCGAAAGTGGATGAGCTGATCGAATGGGTGATTGAAAAACACAAGAACGGTTACAAAATGCCGAATCCTGTTTTTCATTTGCGTGAAATGAAAAAGCTCATGCGGGGAAAAGTGGATGCGTGGCCCTGTCGTGCCGGTCAAAATTCCTGCATCATCCGGACGGATGGTTCACTGGCTCCCTGCTTCCCCATGTACTCTTCAACGTACGACTGGGGAACTGTGGCAAATCACAAGTTTGAAGCAGGCCAATTGAATGAGATGAAAAAGGAATGTTCTCAACATTGTCTGTCAACATGCAATTACATTCTTTCGTATTGCTACGACAACACGCGAGTCATGAAATGGCTTGCGAAGCAGGCGATGCGCGGATTCCAGGGAGTGAGCGGCAGCTTCGAATAGTTCTTCAACGCAGAGACGCAAAGACGCAGAGAAAAGAGAAAGAATTTAATTAATTTTTTTCTTTGCGACTCTGCGCCTCTGCGTTAAATTTTCTGCATTATTTCCTGGATAACTCGGTGGGCGGATTCCAGGGCGCCTTGCATCCATCCGGGCAGTGAAGATGTATGATCGCCTGCGAAGTGGATTTGTCCGAAGGGACGTCCGAGAACAGGCAACAGATTCGTCATTTGTCCCGGTTTAAACCAGGAATAAGCTCCTCCGGCCCACGGATCGTGATCCCAGCAGACGGATGTTGTTTTGAGCAAATGCTTCCTCATTTCCGGATGCAATTCTTCCAGGAATGAAAGTGTTGTCTCAATTCGTTCTGTTTCATTCAATGATGAGATCCTTCGCGCAAGGGGTCCGGAAATATAGGCTTCCAGAATTCCGGCTTTTCCTTCCTGATTCGCGGTGCTGTGAAATAAGCTCAAAAAATCGTGGTCCGTATAAGCGTATCCTGATAAGCCTTGCTGTATCCAGAAACGTTCTTTGAATTGCGCATAGACGCGCGCGACAGAGGTATATCCAAGCTCCTGTATTGCGTTCCTTTTCTCGGAAGGCAAATCGATCTGCACTTTGGACAAAACGGAGAAAGGAATGGTGCAAATCAAGAAATCGCTTTGTTGCTTCTGAAACTCACCATTCTTCGAAAACACCACTTCGATCCGGTTGTCTATTTGATTCACCTGATGAACGGGAGTGTTCAAGGAAATACTGGAAAGTCGCGATGCGAAGGCAGAGGGCAGCCGGTCGCTTCCCCCCTGTATTCGAAATAATGAGCTGGAACGGCCTCTTGCAAGATCGTAAAATCCGCTGAGAGCGGAATAGCTTTCGATTCCATCACCCCATTCATCGATGTATTCCATTCGTAAACGGGAGATTTTTTCAGAAGAGATTCCCTGTTCCGTCAAAAACTGATAAAGGGTCGAATGGTCCCAGGCCCTTACGCCATCCGGGGGCCAGGGGTCTGCAGTTAAGGAAGCTGCAACTTGATGGATATAGGGTCCCAAATATTTTTTCTGAAGAGAGCCCGGTGAATCAGAATCTTCACCCGTGCCAATCCATTTCCGGTTCGCAACACGATAGACTGCAGGAAGGTTGGAAGGCGCCGGATCCAGCTGGATGCCGAATTCAGCAGCGTATTTTTTCGTAAGCGAATGACTGTCCGGCACAACCATCGCTCCCGCTTCTGCAAATTGTCCGAATTCGAAGGGCTCTCTGATTGTGTGGACACGGCCCCCGATTCTGTGTCTCGCTTCCAGAATCACCACTTCAAAGCCGTTTCGCGTGAGCTCGTACGCTGCACAGAGGCCGCTGATTCCTGCCCCGATAACAATTACTTTAGTCATGGGTAGTGGCAGAGCATTGTCCGCGTTTCTGGTTTTGAACACGTTGGGCAATTAGATCCGCAACCCGCAACATCTCTAGTTTGCTGAGACAATGCTCTGCTCTGTTCGCGGGATGCAGAGCATTTTGCTCTTCAGAAGTTGGTCAGTGCAATTTACAAGCATTTCTGAAAGTTCAGGTCTTTTTACTTCAATGGCAAATGCTCTGCCACTACCAGGAGTTTTTCGATGTCTCGTAGCAGGGGTGTGTATTGTCGTTTTAGGTTCGCATTTGTATGGAGGGCTTGTAGCAAATCTGCATGGGCATCGCGGGCGAACTTTGTATCGGCTCGAGCGAGTAACAATCCAAGACCGGCTCGTGTTGCAAGCGCGCGAGACATATGCGGATGGTATTGCAAGGCTTTGTTTACGGCTTCCAAACCCTTTTGAATTTCCACATCCGCGCTCTTTCTTTTTCGAATTTTCCAGGAGGCAAGCAACTGATACATTTCGGCTGCGGCGTTGTAGATTTCTGCTTCCTCCGGATTCATACGCAAGGCACTTTGAAGACTCTCTTCAGCCTCTTTCAATGCGCCGAGCGGAGATGCATTTTGGGAGATCGCAAACTGTGCTTCGACTAAATTCAGTCGTGCCGACATCAAGTACGGCTCAAAAAAGTCGGGATTGGAGTCAACTGCTCTCCTAACAAATGGCTTACCCTGATTCAGATAGAAAGAAGGATCTTTCCCCTGAGAAAGCGTGAAGACTGCGAGGCCTCGATAAACTTCCACAAGATTGCTGTACGCATAGGAATATTCCGCGTTAATCTGAATCGCTTTTTGAAAATATTCAATAGACTTTTGCAGAGTTGCCGTAGGATCTATGCCAATTGCGATCTGATATTCTCCTAAACCCTGTGTTACGCCACCAAGATTATTGTATGCGAGTGTGTAATCCGGATTCAGCTCAAGGGATTTTTGGAAGCACCGGCTCGCCTTTTCCAGGGAAGGTCGCGGGTCTTTCCCGTGATTGTTTTCATATTCTGCCTGAGTCCAATAAGCCACTCCAAGATTGTGATGAGCATACATGTAGGTGGGGTTGAGGCTGATCACTTTAAGATAATGATGAAATGCCTGGCTCAGCGTACTGCGCGGATCTAATCCGCGGTTTGCCTGATATTCGGCAAGTGTCCAGTATACGTTCCCCATGTTGTGATAGGTAAAGATGTTACCGGGATCAAGCTTTTTTGAATTTTGAAAACTTTCGATTGCCTTATCCAAATGAGGAACAGGATTGGTGCCATGTTCCATTTCGTAATCAGCAAGCAGCCGGTAGGTTCTACCTTTGTTGGTGTAGCCATTCACACTTGTGGGATTCCACTGAAGCTCCTTGCCCGCAAACTCGTCCGCTAGTTTCCAGTCCGGAAGCGGATCTCCGCCGTGAAGCATCTGAAACTCCCCTCGCCGGAGGTGAAGATTTGAGAGATTGTTGAAAGCCACTTCACTTTCAGGGTTCGTTTTGATGGCATCGTGGCAGACCTGAAGTCCTTCCTGAAAATCGGACTCTACCGATTCGCCGGATTGGTACAATTGAAGATTCATCCGGTCAACAGAAAGGCCGCAAAGAGCTTCGTAGATGGTGTTGTCACTTGCCGCTTTGGCGACCGCCTCGCGGTAGGCAACTTCAGCCTTGTCATAGTGCGCAAGCGCGCTGGCCGTGTCACCACGGTCCCGCAGACCATTTCCTATGGCTTTCCAGATCTCACCTTCCAGAAGTTTTGCTTCGTACATCCAGGGTACCAGGACCCAGGCTTCGTGAGCCCGCCGCAAAGCTTCCTCATAGCGTTTCTGATAAAATGCGATTTTTCCACGGACATAAGAAGGCGATTCCGCCCATGCCCCGCCGCTTTCATTGACAAACTGAATCGCGCGATCCCTGTATTCCTTTTCAATATGTTTTCTTTGAAAAATTCGCATCTCAAGACTCGTGATCCGTTCCACGTTTTCTAATTCCTTGTGATATAACACACCCAGAGTGTGCCCCAGGGAATAAGCAACTTCCGGCGCGCGATAGTTCTCCTGCCATGCCGTTTCCAAATGTTTTCGAGCCTTTTCGTATTCGTGCAAAGACATCCAACCGCGGCCCAGTGCATATTCCCCCGGCCCTTTCGCAACCTTCCCCATCTGTTTGGTCTGCATTTCGATGGCTCGCATCCGTTGTTTTACCATTTGCTTTTCCATGCGGATATCATGAAGCGGCAACAGATATGCATACCGCATGGTGGAATCCATTTTCTCGATTTCCTGACCGAACTGTTGCGCTAAACGCGCCTGCTGAGCTGCATTGAAACGGATCCGCAAGCCCAGAATCGCAAAAATAAGAATCAACACAAGCGATGCGCCCGATACCGCAAAAATAGCTTTATTCTTCCGGATCTTCTTATTAAGCCGGTAGCTGAATCCTGCCCGTCTGGCCAGAACCGGCTCAGCATCCAGGAACCTTTCGAGATCTTCTGCAAACGCGCGGGCCGAATCATAGCGACGTTCCGGTTCCTTTTCCAAACATTTCATTACGATGCTTTCCAGATCCGGAGAAATAGAAGAATTCCTTTGCCGCAAGAACTGCGGTTCTTCCTGCAACACCTTGAGGATGATGTCCACCCCGGTGTTTCCCTCAAATGGCGAAGATCCACACAAGACTTCATACAAGGTAGCGCCAAGACTGTACACATCGCTTCTGCGATCAATCTTCCCAGCCTCACCGCGGGCCTGTTCCGGTGCCATGTAGAATGGCGTACCTACCACTACTCCTGTCACTGTGTGGCCAGGCACTTCCATTTCTCGCACCAATCCGAAATCGAGGATGTATGGATGAAGCGTTCCATCCTCTTTTGTTTCGATAAGAATGTTGGCTGGTTTGACATCGCGGTGAATCAAACCCAGCCTGTGCGCTGCATGCAAAGCTTCGGCAACCTCCCTGACGATATTCGCTTTTTGCTCTTGAGTCAGCGTTTCTCCTATTTCTAAAAGGTTCTTCCCTTCAATGAATTGCATCGCGATATAACCATGATTTTGAAACTCGCCGACTTCATAAATTTCACAAACATGCGGATGCCTTATCCTGGCCTGTGCTTGCGCCTCGCAGATCAGGCGACGTTGCAACTCGGGATCTTCACGGCGCAAGAATTTTAGAGCGACCGGACGCTTCAGGACCGGATCAAAAGCCTTGTAGACACGGCCCATTCCTCCCTCCCCCAGGCAACCCATCAATTCGTAACGCTCCCAGGATTTAAGGGAATTTTCGATGAACCCGAGAGGAAGAACGGGAAATGATGCAGGAAGAATTAGCGGCTTCCGAACTATTCCAGGATCGCTCCCCATACTTTCACTTTACCAAGAATCGCCACGCAAAGCTTTAAGGGGGCAGTGGGACTGCCCCCTTATGAATTGTTCACGCTATTGCCAGGAAAAATATTGGGATTTTGATGGCCAAAAAGAGCTGGTGTTGGGAACACACCCGTGGATTTAGCAAAACTTGTGCCGGACGGGTCTCGACGATTGAGGGGCAAGCGGAAGCCAATAATTGTCACAATTGTAGCAAAAAGTAGCGTCTACTCCTGACTCGTCTCCGCGTCAGCGAGTCTACGTGAAGACGCGTAGACACGCGACGCAAAGACGCTTTGCCCCCCGATATTTCTTATTGAACCGTAAACGTTGCCGGTGTAGTGCTGCTACCATTTTGTCCGTTAAAGGTAGCCGTCACACTTACCGAATATTGTCCCTTAGGATCTTTTTGAGCGATCTTGTAATTCCACACTGCCTTTCCGGATGAATTGGTTGTTAGCGTTTTTGTTGTTGTCTTGCCATTTGCTTTCGTCATGGTAAATGTCACGCTGGCGCCCGATGCTGGATTAGAGCCGGAAAGCACAGTTGCAGTAATGGCGACCGTTTGTCGCACGCTGAAAGGTCCAGCGGGTGAAGAAACTGAGACGTTCAAAGGAGGTGGCGGATTCGTCACCGTGCAATTGGCTGTTCCGGTGCCGGTGTAGCTGCCACTTGTTGCAGTTGCGTTGACTCCATACGTGCCAACCGCTGTGCCTCCCGGCGCAGTTTTCGTCATCGTTACGTTTCCATTTGCGCCGGGGGAAAGCGTAATCGAAGAATTCGAAAAACTGGAACCCCATCCGGAAGGCAAAGTGGAACTCAGGTTAAATGTACCGGAGGAGCAACCGGAAGAATCGTTGTTCTTTACATTGACTGTGTAGTTCACGCTATTGCCAGGATAAACACTTGGATTCGATGGCGAAACTGTTACTGTTGGATTTGCTTGAACACACGGCACAGGACCAAAATCGACATTCAATGTGAGCCCGGAAGACGTTGCCGATTGTACGTTCAGTGTCACGTTTGAATAAGCATCTGTCCACGGAAGTCCCGGTCTCAATACGGTGTCGGTCCAAACATTATCCGGCGTAAAATCCAGAAGATGTGTATAGGAACTGGTGAAGGAATCCTCGTAATGGATCAACGCTCCTTGAAAAACGTTTGAGTTTAGCGTCGTGTCATAGTCACCAATCGACTGGCGATATTCGACCCAGAGATAAGCATTGTTGCCCGTTCCTCTTTGGATCTTGAGTCCTTTCAGGCCGGCGCTGCTGGATTCGATCGGCAGAATGGTAAAGGTCCCGTCGTTTGTAACAGTCTGATAACCGGAACCGCTTGCGAGCCAACCGAGTCTTACTTTGTGTGGCGCGCCATAGTGTCCGAGGTTCCAGGATCCCATTGTGTTGAACACATCACCATACTCATTCAAGGTACCTTGAGTTCCCAGCGGTCCCAGCGTTTCTGTTCCGAAATCGCGCGTGCTGGCATGGTGCAAACTGAGATTGTGTCCGCCTTCATGGCAGGACAATTTCACAGCGTTATCGCGGTTTGTAAAATAGTTCGCAAGCTCCCAGGATACTGAGGCGCTAAAGTTGCCATCCTGTGAACTGTTACTCCAGCAGCCAAGGCTACCTAGACCGGCCCATCCGCATGATCCTGGATTTGGCATGATAATAAATAGCCGGGTGTACTGCGTAAAATTCACATCCGGATCTGCTGCTGCAATAGCCGCAGAGCGAATCGCGTCGTACTGATCACAAGTGTAGAGCTGATTCAGTGTGTACCAGCCGTAGACTGCTCCTGAAGCGGATGCCTGATTGTACGAAGCTTCTCTCCAATATTTATCAACCGTACGACCGGTGGCACCGAAGAATGCGTCATAAACTGTTTGCGTAGTGACTCCGGAAGGAGGGCTGATTCCTGGAAAAGTAACAAGGAGAACAACAGTGTTCTGGTTTCCTGAAGTGCTGCAGGTCGTAGCCGCAGCAACCGATTCACCAAGAATTTCACCTTTTCCCGCGACTCGTTTGCCAACCTTTACACCCTTCACTTTCAGAATGACGCCGCTTCTAAGTCCACCGGGTTCCAGACCATCAAAATTCACATCGAGATCTTGATCCCCGACTTTCAAACGATGAACCCATTGTCTCCGGGTCATCGTTGGGTCATCAATCATGAAGCAGGTGTTATCGCCTTTCCATGTGCCTTGTTCTTCAAGATAGGAAGCAGAATCAGGAAAGGCTGATGCGAGCCTCTTCAAAATATCAGAAGAAAAGGCAAGACCAACTGCCTTGGAAGGATTCTTTTGGATCAGATCGTAAAGATGAGCATTTCGTTTCTTGATGATTTCAGCTGCTTGATCGGCAGACGGACCCCCTGACTCCGCCCGTTCGAGCAACTGCAAAAGACCCTCGTTTAGCTCTGAAACATGCGACGCCGAATCCTTTTGGGATGCGTACGTGCTGTTGAGAATCGTGAAGAAGAAAAGAAGGACGATCGTCCCGATATACCGAATGCGCATGCATTCCCCCCTTTTTTTGAACTGAGAACGGTCGCCGCTTCAGCAAAACCCATGCCCGGAACTCTCCTGAGGAGAGAGTCCATTTTGGTGCCAATTCTTGTCACAATTTTGGCGGCAGGATTTCACAATTTTGGGCACCAACTTCAGGAATGTGGCACATTTGCGATTCGCTTTTGAAGCGTGACGATGTTCTGATTTCCTTCCCGTTTGTAATGCATAGAATCGACATAGTTTCGGACAAGGTGAATTCCCAAACCGCCGATTCGCCGCTCCTCCAGTGGCACATCGAGGTCCGGTTCCGGAATATGTGTAGGATCGAAGGGGCGTCCATCATCGGTTATTTCTAAAACCAGCAGATTCTCTTGCAAGGAAAGATCGATTTGAACGTCGTGTTCAGCAGAATCCTCGTATCCATACTTGATCACATTCGTGATCAGCTCTTCCAGGCAAAGATCGATCACGAATACAGTATCCGCAGGCAATTGATTCTGTTTGCAGAAATTCATGACAGCGTCACGAAGTTTCGCCATCTCAGCAAGGTCATTCTTTATTTGCACGCGCATCCCAATTGATTGTAAACATGTGCCCGATTGTTGTATAGAGTAACTATGGAAATTCTCATTTTCGAACGAAACGATGGAAAGGTGCCGGTAACAATTATCGAAATCCATGGCGACGTCGATACCATGACTTTCAGCGAACTGGAAAAAAAGGGCGAAGAAATCTACAAACAGGGCGCGCGGAGAATCATTCTGGATTTATCGGATGCGCGGCACATCAGCAGCGCAGGATTACGCGCCATTCACACGATCTTCAATCTTTTGCGAAGCGACTATCCCCCGGAAAGCGACAAAGCTTTGGGAGAAAGACTCGCAGACAAGAATTTTAGATCCAACGTACTGAAACTTGTAAAGCCGAACGAAAACGTCCGGCAGATTCTGACCACTTCCGGATACGATCGCTTTCTTGA encodes:
- a CDS encoding protein kinase; its protein translation is MGSDPGIVRKPLILPASFPVLPLGFIENSLKSWERYELMGCLGEGGMGRVYKAFDPVLKRPVALKFLRREDPELQRRLICEAQAQARIRHPHVCEIYEVGEFQNHGYIAMQFIEGKNLLEIGETLTQEQKANIVREVAEALHAAHRLGLIHRDVKPANILIETKEDGTLHPYILDFGLVREMEVPGHTVTGVVVGTPFYMAPEQARGEAGKIDRRSDVYSLGATLYEVLCGSSPFEGNTGVDIILKVLQEEPQFLRQRNSSISPDLESIVMKCLEKEPERRYDSARAFAEDLERFLDAEPVLARRAGFSYRLNKKIRKNKAIFAVSGASLVLILIFAILGLRIRFNAAQQARLAQQFGQEIEKMDSTMRYAYLLPLHDIRMEKQMVKQRMRAIEMQTKQMGKVAKGPGEYALGRGWMSLHEYEKARKHLETAWQENYRAPEVAYSLGHTLGVLYHKELENVERITSLEMRIFQRKHIEKEYRDRAIQFVNESGGAWAESPSYVRGKIAFYQKRYEEALRRAHEAWVLVPWMYEAKLLEGEIWKAIGNGLRDRGDTASALAHYDKAEVAYREAVAKAASDNTIYEALCGLSVDRMNLQLYQSGESVESDFQEGLQVCHDAIKTNPESEVAFNNLSNLHLRRGEFQMLHGGDPLPDWKLADEFAGKELQWNPTSVNGYTNKGRTYRLLADYEMEHGTNPVPHLDKAIESFQNSKKLDPGNIFTYHNMGNVYWTLAEYQANRGLDPRSTLSQAFHHYLKVISLNPTYMYAHHNLGVAYWTQAEYENNHGKDPRPSLEKASRCFQKSLELNPDYTLAYNNLGGVTQGLGEYQIAIGIDPTATLQKSIEYFQKAIQINAEYSYAYSNLVEVYRGLAVFTLSQGKDPSFYLNQGKPFVRRAVDSNPDFFEPYLMSARLNLVEAQFAISQNASPLGALKEAEESLQSALRMNPEEAEIYNAAAEMYQLLASWKIRKRKSADVEIQKGLEAVNKALQYHPHMSRALATRAGLGLLLARADTKFARDAHADLLQALHTNANLKRQYTPLLRDIEKLLVVAEHLPLK
- a CDS encoding NEW3 domain-containing protein, with product MRIRYIGTIVLLFFFTILNSTYASQKDSASHVSELNEGLLQLLERAESGGPSADQAAEIIKKRNAHLYDLIQKNPSKAVGLAFSSDILKRLASAFPDSASYLEEQGTWKGDNTCFMIDDPTMTRRQWVHRLKVGDQDLDVNFDGLEPGGLRSGVILKVKGVKVGKRVAGKGEILGESVAAATTCSTSGNQNTVVLLVTFPGISPPSGVTTQTVYDAFFGATGRTVDKYWREASYNQASASGAVYGWYTLNQLYTCDQYDAIRSAAIAAADPDVNFTQYTRLFIIMPNPGSCGWAGLGSLGCWSNSSQDGNFSASVSWELANYFTNRDNAVKLSCHEGGHNLSLHHASTRDFGTETLGPLGTQGTLNEYGDVFNTMGSWNLGHYGAPHKVRLGWLASGSGYQTVTNDGTFTILPIESSSAGLKGLKIQRGTGNNAYLWVEYRQSIGDYDTTLNSNVFQGALIHYEDSFTSSYTHLLDFTPDNVWTDTVLRPGLPWTDAYSNVTLNVQSATSSGLTLNVDFGPVPCVQANPTVTVSPSNPSVYPGNSVNYTVNVKNNDSSGCSSGTFNLSSTLPSGWGSSFSNSSITLSPGANGNVTMTKTAPGGTAVGTYGVNATATSGSYTGTGTANCTVTNPPPPLNVSVSSPAGPFSVRQTVAITATVLSGSNPASGASVTFTMTKANGKTTTKTLTTNSSGKAVWNYKIAQKDPKGQYSVSVTATFNGQNGSSTTPATFTVQ
- a CDS encoding ATP-binding protein: MQIKNDLAEMAKLRDAVMNFCKQNQLPADTVFVIDLCLEELITNVIKYGYEDSAEHDVQIDLSLQENLLVLEITDDGRPFDPTHIPEPDLDVPLEERRIGGLGIHLVRNYVDSMHYKREGNQNIVTLQKRIANVPHS
- a CDS encoding STAS domain-containing protein — translated: MEILIFERNDGKVPVTIIEIHGDVDTMTFSELEKKGEEIYKQGARRIILDLSDARHISSAGLRAIHTIFNLLRSDYPPESDKALGERLADKNFRSNVLKLVKPNENVRQILTTSGYDRFLELHDDLDHAVQSFVP